ACACATCGTTGAGCGTGTCGCCGCCCCAGGCGATCAGTTCTTGCGCGATGCACTTGAGGCCAACTTCATCACAGGCATTTCGAAAGCGTTCGGCGCTGGCTGATTCAGCGCGCCAATGTGGGTTCTCAACGGTCAATTCATTTGTGTTCGGGTCGCGATGGGCGCCCATATTTGAATGATGAATGAAACCCATCCCGTCGGGCTTCAAGATGCGGGCGAACTCTTTGGCGTAGTCGTCCATCACCTCGCCCTCGGCGTGGACGAGTGAATCCCAACTGAAGATCAAATCGAGCGAAGCGTCAGCAATCATCGGCAGCGAGCGCCCGTCGTTGACGTGATATTCGATATGCGAGTCGGCGGCGAAGCGCTGCTTGCAGGCGTCGATGCAGTTGCTGACCAGATCGACCAGCACCAGCTCGTTGCACATGTGTTTGACGTATTGGGTGGCGCGTCCA
This Candidatus Hinthialibacter antarcticus DNA region includes the following protein-coding sequences:
- a CDS encoding class I SAM-dependent methyltransferase — translated: MGTIEENLDSWSNYDWSQNGDEWSGCWGGTDYLWWGTIFPRVHPLFPKARVLELAPGYGRATQYVKHMCNELVLVDLVSNCIDACKQRFAADSHIEYHVNDGRSLPMIADASLDLIFSWDSLVHAEGEVMDDYAKEFARILKPDGMGFIHHSNMGAHRDPNTNELTVENPHWRAESASAERFRNACDEVGLKCIAQELIAWGGDTLNDVFTMFAPKETAPAGETRIVENPQFMLEAEHQLQRAKLYQPARFETP